The following coding sequences are from one Gossypium hirsutum isolate 1008001.06 chromosome A12, Gossypium_hirsutum_v2.1, whole genome shotgun sequence window:
- the LOC107922739 gene encoding S-adenosylmethionine synthase 2-like, translating to METFLFTSESVNEGHPDKLCDQVSDAVLDACLAQDPDSKVACETCTKTNMVMVFGEITTKANVDYEKIVRDTCRSIGFVSDDVGLDADNCKVLVNIEQQSPDIAQGVHGHFTKRPEEIGAGDQGHMFGYATDETPEFMPLSHVLATKLGARLTDVRKNGTCPWLRPDGKTQVTVEYYNDNGAMVPVRVHTVLISTQHDETVTNDEIAADLKEHVIKPVIPEKYLDEKTIFHLNPSGRFVIGGPHGDAGLTGRKIIIDTYGGWGAHGGGAFSGKDPTKVDRSGAYIVRQAAKSIVANGLARRCIVQVSYAIGVPEPLSVFVDSYGTGKIPDKEILQIVKENFDFRPGMITINLDLKRGGNSRFLKTAAYGHFGRDDPDFTWEAVKPLKWDKPQS from the coding sequence ATGGAGACCTTTCTATTCACATCAGAGTCCGTAAACGAGGGACACCCTGACAAGCTTTGCGACCAGGTCTCTGATGCTGTTCTCGATGCCTGCCTTGCCCAGGACCCTGACAGCAAGGTTGCCTGTGAAACATGCACGAAGACTAACATGGTCATGGTCTTTGGAGAGATTACCACCAAAGCCAACGTAGACTATGAGAAGATTGTTCGTGATACATGCCGCTCCATTGGATTTGTTTCTGATGATGTTGGTCTTGATGCTGACAATTGCAAGGTCTTGGTTAACATTGAGCAGCAGAGCCCTGATATTGCCCAAGGTGTCCACGGACACTTTACAAAGCGTCCAGAAGAGATTGGAGCCGGTGACCAGGGTCATATGTTTGGTTATGCCACTGATGAAACCCCTGAATTCATGCCTCTTAGCCATGTCCTTGCAACTAAGCTCGGTGCACGTCTTACTGATGTTAGGAAGAATGGCACCTGCCCCTGGCTAAGGCCTGATGGTAAAACCCAGGTCACTGTTGAGTACTACAATGACAATGGTGCCATGGTTCCAGTTCGTGTGCACACTGTCCTCATCTCCACCCAACATGATGAGACTGTTACAAACGATGAAATCGCTGCTGACCTCAAGGAGCATGTCATCAAGCCTGTCATCCCTGAGAAGTACCTTGATGAGAAGACAATCTTCCACCTTAACCCATCTGGCCGCTTTGTAATTGGTGGTCCTCACGGTGATGCAGGTCTCACCGGACGTAAGATCATTATTGACACTTATGGTGGCTGGGGAGCCCACGGTGGTGGTGCTTTCTCTGGAAAGGACCCAACCAAGGTGGACAGGAGTGGTGCTTACATTGTTAGGCAGGCTGCCAAGAGCATTGTAGCAAATGGACTTGCCCGCAGATGCATCGTACAAGTCTCCTATGCTATTGGTGTGCCTGAGCCCTTATCTGTCTTCGTGGACAGTTACGGAACCGGAAAGATTCCCGACAAGGAAATACTCCAAATCGTGAAGGAGAACTTTGACTTTAGGCCTGGTATGATCACCATCAACCTGGACCTCAAGAGAGGTGGCAATAGTCGGTTCTTGAAGACAGCTGCTTACGGACACTTTGGAAGGGACGACCCAGACTTCACCTGGGAAGCTGTGAAGCCCCTCAAGTGGGACAAGCCCCAATCTTAA